The Paenibacillus sp. YPG26 genome includes a window with the following:
- a CDS encoding ABC transporter ATP-binding protein, with the protein MTEALAMQMIGVRKNGRRKPIGPLNLEIPSGYVVALVGPNGSGKSTIMNLILQTLQPDEGELSWFDRKIGGVLPTELRQLIGYVPEVPLYEENNKTAGEAAAFRAHWYPGWDQQRLEELLIRFEVPEKVKLSKMSKGERRKFEIAAALACRPKLLLLDEPSSGLDPFAWKHMIEVLRSCLEEEEITIVLSTHIVDEVKRLADYIALVHQGEVKGMVEKDALMGCWKELWVRASDRARLEGLADILEIHEAGPSGWRLRVQNAAQLEDILLERGVSILKSQGLELEDILTLWMKGRLPEEIKWKRGE; encoded by the coding sequence GTGACAGAAGCATTGGCCATGCAGATGATAGGGGTTCGCAAGAACGGAAGGCGCAAGCCGATAGGCCCTCTGAACCTGGAAATACCGTCTGGCTATGTGGTGGCTCTGGTGGGGCCGAATGGTTCAGGCAAGAGCACGATTATGAACCTTATCCTGCAGACCCTTCAACCAGACGAAGGGGAGCTGAGCTGGTTCGACAGGAAGATAGGCGGGGTGCTGCCAACAGAGCTTAGACAGCTGATCGGATATGTCCCGGAGGTTCCTTTATACGAAGAGAACAATAAGACGGCCGGGGAAGCCGCCGCCTTCAGGGCTCACTGGTATCCAGGATGGGATCAGCAGAGGCTGGAGGAGCTGCTCATCCGCTTCGAGGTGCCAGAGAAGGTAAAGCTAAGCAAGATGTCCAAGGGAGAGCGGCGCAAGTTCGAGATTGCGGCCGCGCTGGCCTGCCGGCCCAAGCTCCTGCTGCTCGATGAACCTTCATCGGGACTGGATCCTTTTGCCTGGAAGCATATGATTGAAGTGCTCCGCAGCTGCCTGGAGGAAGAGGAGATTACGATTGTACTCTCGACCCACATTGTGGATGAGGTGAAGCGTCTGGCCGACTATATTGCGCTGGTCCATCAGGGCGAAGTGAAGGGCATGGTGGAGAAGGATGCGCTCATGGGCTGCTGGAAGGAGCTCTGGGTCCGTGCTTCAGACAGAGCCCGGCTCGAAGGACTGGCGGATATTCTTGAGATTCATGAGGCAGGCCCATCCGGCTGGCGGCTTAGGGTACAGAACGCGGCGCAGCTTGAGGATATTTTGCTGGAGCGGGGAGTAAGTATCTTGAAGAGTCAGGGGCTTGAGCTTGAGGACATCCTCACGTTATGGATGAAGGGCAGATTGCCTGAAGAGATCAAATGGAAGAGGGGAGAATAG
- a CDS encoding stalk domain-containing protein, translating into MIRKRNLGIALAILGMTVTGAAGVYAGSNLQQIKAYLNYGLGVEVDGTLLKDSSGRKLNPITYQNVTYLPVRAVAQGLGSTVNVNPAGNTVQIKSGLTDTVPGTSPSIPATDTKVKSSYLPSDFRIPEDAKFNAFIQSTAAGKKYVIVEFTTKDSFETLYSEYKTYLTNHGFQDVIESKNADEFSFNTKNTTQSWIISGTITKKDNETLSSITINWSEQ; encoded by the coding sequence ATGATAAGGAAAAGAAATCTTGGAATTGCTCTTGCAATTCTCGGCATGACGGTTACAGGAGCTGCGGGTGTATATGCTGGCAGCAATCTTCAACAAATCAAGGCTTATCTGAATTATGGGCTGGGCGTGGAGGTTGACGGCACCTTACTCAAGGACAGCTCAGGACGCAAGCTGAATCCGATCACTTATCAGAATGTCACTTACCTGCCGGTGCGGGCAGTGGCTCAAGGTTTAGGCTCTACGGTCAATGTTAACCCTGCGGGCAATACGGTACAGATCAAATCCGGGCTAACCGACACAGTGCCGGGTACTTCGCCATCCATACCTGCAACGGACACGAAGGTCAAATCTAGTTACCTGCCCTCTGATTTCAGAATTCCGGAGGATGCGAAGTTTAATGCGTTCATTCAAAGCACGGCAGCCGGCAAGAAATACGTCATTGTTGAGTTCACCACCAAAGATAGTTTTGAGACGTTGTACAGCGAGTATAAAACCTACCTGACGAACCATGGCTTCCAAGATGTTATCGAGTCCAAGAATGCGGATGAATTCAGCTTCAATACCAAGAATACAACCCAGTCCTGGATCATTAGCGGAACGATCACCAAGAAAGACAATGAAACGCTAAGCTCCATCACCATTAACTGGTCCGAACAATAG
- a CDS encoding DUF420 domain-containing protein produces the protein MDMYTLFPTISTSFIVISAILVAIGWGLIIKGRKEAHKKVMIAGAVAALIFFIIYASRTILIGNTNWGGPADLAIYYQIFLIFHIILATVAAVFGLTTLTLAFKEKFAKHRKWGRVTAVTWFFTAITGVAVYVLLYVLYPGGHTKSMIDTIFGL, from the coding sequence ATGGATATGTACACGCTGTTTCCCACAATCAGTACGTCCTTTATCGTAATCAGTGCGATTCTGGTTGCTATTGGTTGGGGACTCATTATTAAGGGGAGAAAGGAAGCGCATAAGAAGGTGATGATTGCCGGAGCCGTGGCGGCTCTGATCTTCTTCATCATCTATGCCTCCCGGACGATATTAATCGGCAACACGAATTGGGGCGGCCCGGCTGATCTGGCGATTTATTATCAAATCTTCCTGATCTTCCACATTATTCTGGCCACCGTTGCCGCTGTATTTGGTCTGACTACACTCACCCTTGCCTTCAAAGAGAAATTCGCGAAGCACCGTAAATGGGGACGAGTGACGGCGGTAACCTGGTTCTTCACCGCGATTACCGGTGTTGCCGTGTATGTTCTGCTGTATGTTCTGTATCCAGGCGGACACACCAAGTCCATGATCGATACGATTTTTGGATTATAG
- a CDS encoding DUF2935 domain-containing protein, with translation MSEVRSITIWEEHDFWLPILQDHAIFVLEGLAPYEKQWITGADRYIQAFGDLVTKLYSLPRDEAVNSDRMIQLAKEIWPVAKGYYEFEGNLQRLRINNEVQVSLSPTYFNGTLNENQEYLRQLSYYVQGQYAPQLSVVELLDLWLEDQLGHAILLRNSLDPLEREIIQRLDVYSAKIQSFIVQNQAMVGYLRFSPPGFKRQQLLAREVGTTVLELNSFINMVVTRYENTEVLNKTTLRFLEHHFPETCYFIISLSSFAPELREVAMSCSLKKPSFPQ, from the coding sequence TTGTCAGAAGTTAGAAGCATCACCATTTGGGAGGAGCACGATTTTTGGCTTCCCATCTTGCAGGATCACGCCATATTCGTATTGGAAGGCCTTGCTCCCTATGAGAAACAATGGATAACGGGGGCTGACCGGTATATTCAAGCTTTTGGAGATCTCGTCACCAAATTGTACAGCCTGCCCAGGGACGAAGCGGTAAATTCAGACAGGATGATCCAGTTAGCCAAAGAGATCTGGCCGGTCGCCAAGGGATATTATGAGTTTGAGGGGAATTTGCAGCGGCTGCGGATTAATAATGAAGTTCAGGTCAGCCTGTCCCCTACCTACTTCAACGGCACTCTCAACGAGAACCAGGAGTACTTACGCCAGCTGTCTTATTATGTGCAGGGCCAGTACGCTCCCCAGCTGTCCGTAGTCGAGTTGTTGGATCTATGGCTGGAGGATCAGCTTGGCCATGCTATCCTGCTACGGAATTCACTGGATCCTCTGGAAAGAGAGATCATTCAGCGTCTGGATGTCTACTCCGCCAAGATACAAAGCTTCATAGTTCAGAACCAGGCTATGGTAGGTTACTTGCGATTCTCCCCTCCCGGGTTCAAACGTCAGCAGCTGCTGGCTCGTGAAGTAGGTACCACCGTGCTTGAATTGAACAGCTTCATCAACATGGTGGTCACACGCTACGAGAATACAGAGGTGCTGAACAAAACCACGCTCCGGTTTCTGGAGCACCACTTTCCCGAGACCTGTTACTTCATCATCTCCCTCAGCTCCTTTGCTCCCGAGCTAAGAGAGGTAGCCATGAGCTGTTCCCTTAAGAAGCCCTCATTTCCCCAGTAG
- a CDS encoding S-layer homology domain-containing protein, which produces MKKSKKWLVMLLAFVTVAASGLVTAKQEVQAATSLTPAAAKIPGSSNPVITHKYGADPYALTYNGRVYLYLTDDQAQWELTPDTNNNYSNCRSITIISSADMVNWTDHGKVPVGKQVGGTTWANNAWAPAIAVKNIDGKDKFFLYFADNASGIGVLEGDSPIGPFHDPLGKALIDRSVPNVTMKSVPWLFDPAVLVDDDGKAYLYFGGGIDGLDANNPKSSRVVQLGDDMTSIVGTPVEIDAPRIFEDSGIHKINGKYYYSYCSNFSGKDGAGYPPTGTIAYMVSDNPMGPFEYIGPILPGPYVFGNGDAGNNHHAIFEFKNKWYITYHTRQVNIAQRQINGQTGHRDYRSPSITELQIDSETGLITPLVMENKGADQLQPLDPYTRVEAETIAWNGGISTESSSQPGEMVESINLQVRDIHQNDWIAVADVDFGETGAGAFTANVASGSNGGAIELRLDNPDGALIGTLPVSSTGGPDQWKTMTTNVSGAVGTHDLYMLFKGEGTGNLFTFDYWKFTEKSDSKELVAIQATLNKPKIDIAAGSNTANLTVNAIYADGTRADVTAEAVAVPEQEEIVNISSGVVTGLKHGATNINISYGGKTSVLYVEVKDLKDELTVKKLSIDNAKPILDKGGKASFKVTAKYVDGHTEDVTEAASYDNGAPNVAEVLNGLITAKDSGTSTVVVSFKGKAGYAVTAQLYVTVSNLSEPVKYVIRTSNPVFDGPAKVVYGDVIGFFDAGKNGEPDGAVTFKVNVPSAGKYKMSVFNAVVYGTVSHQYTINGDASSTVKYTYPGAAGWKLSPFSQEITLNEGDNTIKIAHDPGVGGAAEVQYVVLQGLDGDHAFIPVAGVSLDKSTLTMKAGDTGTLVAAVNPSTATDKKIVVVAEGSAAAVTEAIYGEDGTLRVQLKAVEPGTATVKAYAGGFAAETLVTVEGEVTQPEVAVTGVTLDKNTAAIEVNHTTQLSATITPANATNKKTVWSSSNESVATVDQAGLVKGMKSGTAIIKVTTEDGKLSAQCIITVKDPSSGGNPGGGNPGGGNPGGGSSGGTGSTKPDTPKDGTEPVGQKPSEEPKEGQPASPKPVEFKDVVSHWAGKEIQKLVEKKIISGYPDGSFRPNQEINRAEFIALICRMLQLKPVDGQSAFKDVNSDVWYAGYVNAIKAAGIVQGYEDRSFKPNQKITREEAFVILYRAAAGKLNASGSNPSFTDDAAVSAWAKEAADALVEAGAASGYADGTLKPKNNITRAEAVKVLAYFVK; this is translated from the coding sequence ATGAAGAAAAGTAAAAAGTGGCTGGTCATGCTGTTGGCTTTCGTCACTGTAGCGGCTTCCGGCCTGGTCACCGCCAAGCAAGAAGTGCAAGCAGCCACTTCGCTCACGCCTGCCGCGGCGAAGATTCCCGGCAGCAGCAACCCGGTCATAACACATAAGTACGGTGCCGATCCTTATGCCTTGACTTATAACGGTCGAGTCTACCTCTATCTGACAGATGATCAGGCCCAATGGGAGCTGACTCCCGATACGAATAACAATTACTCCAATTGCCGCAGCATTACCATTATCTCTTCCGCGGATATGGTGAACTGGACCGACCATGGCAAGGTGCCGGTTGGCAAGCAGGTAGGCGGAACTACCTGGGCGAACAATGCGTGGGCCCCGGCGATTGCTGTGAAGAATATTGACGGTAAGGATAAGTTCTTTCTGTACTTTGCCGATAATGCGTCAGGTATAGGCGTATTGGAAGGCGACTCTCCGATCGGACCTTTCCATGATCCGCTAGGGAAGGCCCTCATCGACAGAAGCGTCCCCAATGTCACCATGAAGAGTGTGCCTTGGCTCTTTGACCCGGCCGTATTGGTCGATGACGATGGTAAGGCCTATTTATACTTCGGGGGCGGGATCGACGGATTGGATGCTAATAATCCCAAATCATCCCGCGTCGTACAGCTGGGCGATGACATGACCAGCATCGTGGGAACCCCGGTAGAGATTGATGCCCCGAGAATATTTGAAGATTCCGGCATTCATAAAATTAACGGCAAGTATTACTATTCCTACTGCTCGAACTTTAGCGGCAAGGATGGAGCGGGTTACCCGCCTACGGGCACGATCGCTTACATGGTCAGCGATAATCCAATGGGACCATTTGAATACATCGGGCCGATTCTTCCGGGACCGTATGTGTTTGGTAACGGGGATGCGGGAAATAACCACCATGCCATCTTTGAGTTCAAGAATAAATGGTATATCACTTACCACACTCGCCAGGTCAACATTGCACAGAGACAGATTAACGGTCAGACAGGCCACAGGGATTACCGCTCGCCGAGTATCACCGAGCTTCAGATTGATTCGGAGACCGGGTTGATCACCCCGCTTGTGATGGAGAACAAAGGCGCGGATCAGTTACAGCCTTTAGATCCATATACTAGAGTGGAAGCCGAGACCATTGCATGGAACGGAGGCATCTCTACCGAGTCATCCAGCCAGCCGGGTGAAATGGTAGAGAGCATTAATCTGCAAGTACGTGATATCCATCAAAATGACTGGATTGCGGTTGCCGATGTGGACTTTGGAGAGACCGGAGCCGGTGCGTTCACCGCAAATGTTGCAAGCGGTTCCAATGGCGGTGCCATTGAACTACGGCTGGACAATCCGGATGGCGCTTTGATTGGAACCCTTCCAGTCTCGTCTACCGGCGGACCGGATCAGTGGAAGACCATGACAACAAATGTCTCAGGCGCTGTGGGCACTCACGATCTGTATATGCTGTTTAAGGGAGAAGGCACAGGCAATCTCTTCACATTCGATTACTGGAAATTCACGGAGAAGAGCGATTCCAAGGAGCTTGTCGCTATTCAGGCAACTTTGAACAAGCCCAAGATCGACATTGCCGCCGGCAGCAATACAGCCAATCTAACCGTCAACGCCATCTATGCCGATGGAACCCGTGCCGATGTTACCGCCGAGGCGGTGGCAGTGCCGGAACAAGAAGAGATTGTCAATATCAGCAGCGGTGTGGTTACCGGACTTAAGCATGGGGCAACGAACATTAATATAAGTTATGGTGGGAAGACCTCTGTTTTGTATGTGGAAGTAAAAGATTTGAAAGATGAGCTTACGGTGAAGAAGCTTAGTATCGACAATGCCAAGCCGATACTCGATAAGGGCGGCAAGGCTTCATTTAAGGTAACCGCTAAATATGTAGACGGTCATACCGAGGATGTGACTGAAGCGGCATCATACGACAATGGTGCCCCGAATGTGGCGGAGGTACTGAATGGACTGATTACGGCCAAGGACAGCGGTACTTCTACTGTGGTTGTCAGTTTCAAAGGCAAGGCAGGCTATGCGGTAACGGCCCAGCTCTATGTCACCGTCTCGAACCTCTCGGAACCCGTTAAATATGTGATCAGAACAAGTAATCCTGTATTTGATGGACCTGCAAAAGTAGTATACGGTGACGTCATCGGATTTTTTGACGCAGGGAAGAATGGAGAGCCTGACGGTGCGGTTACGTTTAAAGTGAATGTACCATCTGCGGGGAAATACAAAATGTCCGTATTCAATGCTGTTGTATACGGAACCGTGTCCCATCAGTACACGATAAATGGGGATGCAAGCAGTACGGTCAAATACACTTATCCAGGTGCGGCAGGATGGAAGTTATCTCCGTTCTCTCAAGAAATTACGTTGAATGAAGGAGATAATACAATTAAGATTGCCCACGATCCGGGGGTAGGTGGTGCGGCAGAAGTCCAGTATGTTGTACTGCAGGGGTTAGACGGAGACCATGCTTTTATTCCGGTTGCAGGCGTATCCCTCGACAAGTCCACCCTCACGATGAAGGCAGGGGACACGGGCACTTTAGTTGCTGCTGTGAATCCAAGCACGGCGACAGACAAGAAGATTGTTGTTGTCGCAGAGGGAAGCGCGGCTGCAGTTACCGAAGCTATATATGGTGAGGACGGTACACTCCGTGTGCAGCTCAAGGCTGTTGAGCCGGGAACCGCAACGGTCAAGGCGTATGCCGGAGGCTTCGCTGCGGAGACCCTTGTAACCGTAGAGGGAGAAGTGACCCAGCCAGAGGTTGCAGTAACCGGGGTTACCTTAGATAAGAATACGGCTGCGATTGAAGTTAATCATACAACACAACTGAGCGCCACAATTACCCCGGCAAATGCAACGAATAAGAAGACTGTATGGTCCAGCAGCAACGAAAGCGTAGCGACGGTTGACCAAGCCGGACTTGTTAAAGGAATGAAATCAGGTACCGCAATCATTAAAGTAACGACTGAGGACGGAAAACTCAGTGCGCAATGTATAATCACCGTTAAAGACCCGTCCAGCGGCGGCAATCCAGGTGGCGGCAATCCAGGTGGTGGCAATCCAGGAGGTGGCAGCTCTGGCGGCACGGGCTCGACCAAGCCTGACACGCCAAAAGACGGAACTGAACCCGTAGGACAAAAACCGTCGGAAGAGCCAAAAGAAGGCCAGCCAGCTTCTCCTAAACCAGTGGAATTCAAAGATGTGGTTAGTCACTGGGCAGGAAAAGAGATTCAAAAGCTGGTAGAAAAGAAAATCATAAGCGGTTATCCTGACGGAAGCTTCAGACCGAACCAGGAAATTAATAGAGCCGAATTTATCGCGCTAATCTGCAGAATGCTGCAATTGAAGCCTGTTGACGGACAATCCGCATTCAAGGACGTGAACTCGGATGTATGGTATGCCGGTTATGTGAATGCGATAAAAGCAGCTGGAATCGTTCAGGGGTATGAGGACAGAAGCTTCAAGCCTAATCAAAAAATCACAAGAGAAGAAGCCTTTGTGATCCTTTATAGGGCGGCTGCCGGTAAGCTGAATGCCTCAGGCAGTAACCCGAGCTTTACGGATGATGCGGCTGTATCGGCATGGGCAAAAGAAGCGGCAGATGCATTAGTGGAGGCAGGCGCAGCAAGCGGGTATGCGGATGGCACCCTGAAGCCCAAGAATAATATCACCCGCGCCGAAGCCGTTAAGGTTCTTGCTTACTTTGTGAAATAA
- a CDS encoding ATP-binding cassette domain-containing protein translates to MAQPLVIDNLFKQYGEKTAVNGVSLDVKEGEIYGLLGGNGAGKTTTMRMVLGIIYPDGGRIQYHGKDYSSELQHGMGYLPEERGLYPKVKVSDQIIYLARLRGMSSKDAEKSLRYWLDRFEVPEYYDKKIEELSKGNQQKMGFIAAVVHRPKILILDEAFSGLDPVNVEILKSTVKELRDNGTSILFSTHRMEHVEELCQRITILHRSNPVLQGNIREIKQRYPREQIVLNTIGEVTGLEKIQGVQSVEKRERGYLIHINNVAAAREVLHMAMQQSEVEHFEIKEPTLNQIFIQEVGESNE, encoded by the coding sequence ATGGCGCAACCATTGGTAATTGATAATCTATTCAAGCAGTATGGGGAGAAGACAGCGGTTAACGGAGTCTCGCTGGATGTGAAAGAAGGAGAGATCTACGGACTTCTGGGTGGGAACGGCGCGGGGAAGACGACAACAATGCGGATGGTTCTGGGGATTATCTACCCGGACGGAGGACGCATTCAGTACCATGGCAAGGACTACAGCAGTGAGCTTCAGCACGGTATGGGATACCTGCCTGAAGAGCGGGGCTTGTATCCGAAGGTGAAGGTCAGTGACCAGATCATCTACTTGGCGCGCCTGCGCGGGATGAGTTCCAAAGATGCCGAGAAGAGCCTTCGCTACTGGCTCGACCGGTTCGAGGTGCCCGAGTATTACGACAAGAAGATTGAAGAGCTGTCCAAAGGGAACCAGCAGAAGATGGGCTTTATCGCGGCGGTGGTTCACCGTCCGAAGATTCTGATTCTGGATGAGGCCTTTAGTGGCCTGGACCCGGTGAATGTCGAGATTCTGAAGTCCACTGTAAAAGAGCTTCGCGATAATGGAACAAGCATCCTGTTCTCCACTCACCGCATGGAGCATGTTGAGGAGCTGTGTCAGCGGATTACGATTCTTCACCGTTCCAATCCGGTATTACAAGGCAATATCAGAGAGATCAAGCAGCGTTACCCTAGAGAGCAGATTGTACTTAACACTATCGGAGAAGTAACGGGACTTGAGAAGATACAGGGCGTACAAAGTGTAGAAAAGCGTGAACGCGGCTACCTGATACATATTAACAACGTTGCAGCCGCAAGAGAAGTCCTGCATATGGCCATGCAGCAGAGTGAAGTCGAGCATTTCGAGATCAAAGAACCAACGCTTAACCAAATCTTTATCCAAGAGGTGGGTGAATCCAATGAATAA
- the ctaG gene encoding cytochrome c oxidase assembly factor CtaG, with product MLGLEYFSFRDLWSPLFLAVVLLITAGYLLLMGPLNERFKNGSPVSAGRKIAFAAGMLVIYLAQGGPVSLLGHIMFSFHMLSMALTYLVAPPLLMLGIPDWAWRGILKYNPLRRLSFLAHPIVAAVLFNGLFSFYHIPAVHDYVMLHFGVHRLYYLVLFASSVLMWWTLVNPLPEYSETKGLRKMAYIAINMVLLTPACGLIIFSSTSLYATYNDPAVWAKAMGYCVSGDTSALLQVFGGPGYFAYMDTHVDQQVGGIVMKFIQEIIFASMLAMVFRNWYKQDNKDDEVYGNELKNA from the coding sequence ATGCTGGGATTAGAATATTTCAGCTTTAGAGATTTATGGAGCCCACTGTTCTTAGCCGTGGTCCTTCTGATTACCGCAGGCTATTTACTGCTAATGGGGCCGCTGAATGAGCGTTTCAAGAACGGCAGCCCAGTAAGTGCGGGAAGGAAGATCGCTTTTGCAGCCGGAATGCTGGTGATCTATCTGGCTCAAGGCGGGCCTGTCAGCCTGCTGGGTCACATTATGTTCAGCTTCCATATGCTTAGTATGGCGCTGACTTATCTTGTAGCCCCTCCGCTGCTGATGCTGGGCATACCGGATTGGGCATGGAGAGGGATTCTGAAGTACAATCCGCTGCGCCGCTTGTCTTTTCTCGCTCATCCTATTGTGGCGGCCGTGCTGTTCAACGGGTTGTTCTCGTTCTATCATATTCCTGCGGTCCATGATTACGTCATGCTTCACTTTGGGGTTCACCGGCTGTATTACTTGGTGTTATTTGCTTCATCGGTCCTCATGTGGTGGACACTGGTTAACCCGCTTCCGGAATATTCGGAGACCAAGGGTCTCAGGAAGATGGCCTATATCGCGATAAATATGGTGCTGCTTACTCCGGCGTGCGGGCTGATTATTTTCTCATCGACAAGTCTCTATGCGACCTACAATGATCCGGCCGTTTGGGCCAAGGCGATGGGCTACTGTGTATCCGGGGATACTTCGGCTTTACTCCAGGTATTTGGCGGGCCAGGGTATTTCGCCTATATGGATACACATGTAGATCAGCAGGTTGGCGGTATTGTGATGAAGTTTATACAGGAGATTATTTTTGCTTCCATGCTAGCCATGGTGTTCAGGAATTGGTACAAGCAGGACAACAAGGATGATGAAGTATATGGAAATGAGCTGAAGAACGCCTGA
- a CDS encoding ABC transporter permease, producing the protein MNKLGTVIGFTFWNKVKTKAFVVTTIIFALLVTIGVNVPYLIKLFTGDDGNNETKIGLIYGSQSEIALRLEQFAASQPQAGFKLVKYEQADEKVLAKDIEDKKIDGYLQFKDAPAGQFPQAVYTSKDGNLGMGLQSTLQSGLQIVKTQYITKGSLSDAQVAALNQPVQIDAQQVKGQDGAGTTGNEKQTGANYVFVYIMIVLFWMTTMMTGNMIASEVTSEKSSRIMEILITSASPLTQMFGKIIGMFLIGIVQIVVFGAVLAINVMLPHNRAAFSQFDIDINQLDLSVLLYGLVFYVLGYLLFSTLFAAIGSMVSRTEDLGQAVMPITMISLASFYIGTFSASSPNSLILKVASYIPFTSPVSMLIRVGLGNVAMWEVGLSLLILIVSIFLFGWLSAKIYRTGVLMYGKRPTLKEVRKAMQAYKI; encoded by the coding sequence ATGAATAAGCTGGGAACGGTTATTGGCTTTACATTTTGGAATAAGGTGAAGACAAAGGCATTTGTGGTTACAACGATTATATTTGCACTGCTTGTTACAATTGGAGTTAATGTTCCTTATCTGATCAAATTGTTCACCGGGGATGACGGCAATAATGAGACGAAGATCGGGCTGATCTACGGCAGTCAATCCGAGATTGCCCTTCGTCTTGAACAGTTCGCGGCGAGTCAGCCGCAGGCCGGCTTCAAGCTGGTGAAATATGAGCAGGCCGATGAGAAGGTGCTCGCCAAAGACATTGAGGACAAAAAGATTGACGGGTATCTACAGTTCAAGGATGCTCCAGCCGGGCAGTTCCCGCAGGCGGTGTATACCTCTAAAGACGGCAATCTCGGAATGGGACTTCAGAGTACCCTGCAAAGCGGGCTGCAAATTGTGAAGACCCAGTATATCACCAAGGGGTCATTGAGTGATGCCCAGGTAGCAGCATTGAACCAGCCGGTTCAGATCGACGCCCAGCAGGTTAAGGGGCAAGACGGCGCTGGGACAACTGGCAATGAGAAGCAGACAGGTGCGAACTATGTTTTTGTCTATATCATGATTGTGCTGTTCTGGATGACGACTATGATGACAGGGAACATGATTGCTTCGGAAGTGACTTCCGAGAAGAGCTCGCGGATTATGGAGATTCTGATTACAAGCGCGTCTCCGTTAACGCAGATGTTCGGCAAAATTATAGGTATGTTCCTGATCGGTATTGTGCAAATCGTGGTCTTCGGAGCCGTACTTGCCATCAATGTGATGCTGCCTCATAACCGTGCCGCGTTCTCCCAATTTGATATTGATATCAATCAGCTCGATCTCAGCGTGCTGCTCTACGGACTAGTGTTCTATGTACTCGGATATCTGCTGTTCTCGACCTTGTTCGCGGCTATAGGCTCCATGGTCAGCCGTACTGAGGACCTGGGTCAGGCAGTTATGCCGATTACCATGATCAGTCTGGCTTCATTCTACATCGGTACGTTCAGCGCATCATCACCTAACTCACTGATCCTCAAAGTCGCATCTTACATCCCGTTCACTTCCCCGGTATCCATGCTGATCCGTGTAGGTCTGGGAAATGTGGCGATGTGGGAGGTAGGCTTATCCCTGTTGATCTTGATTGTCTCCATCTTCTTATTCGGATGGCTGTCCGCCAAGATCTATCGCACCGGGGTGCTCATGTACGGCAAGCGTCCTACCTTGAAGGAAGTCCGCAAAGCTATGCAGGCTTATAAGATCTAA
- a CDS encoding GntR family transcriptional regulator: protein MWIPIQINENSAEPLYHQIKTQLRSLIVSEQIEEGTLLPSIREFAGSLNCSVITIRRVYQDLENEGFLRTRQGTGTFVAKVGQGERSEYRRSVVQEAVEAAVDTGLAVQYGEDELKALFLQILKQKYHHQQKEDDSK, encoded by the coding sequence GTGTGGATTCCCATTCAAATTAATGAGAACAGCGCCGAGCCTTTGTATCACCAGATCAAGACACAGCTTCGCTCGCTCATTGTCAGTGAGCAGATTGAGGAAGGAACGCTGCTTCCTTCCATCAGGGAGTTCGCAGGGAGTCTGAACTGCAGCGTGATTACAATCCGGCGCGTATATCAGGATCTGGAGAACGAGGGGTTTTTGCGTACACGGCAGGGAACAGGTACTTTCGTAGCCAAGGTGGGTCAGGGGGAACGAAGTGAGTACCGCAGATCGGTCGTACAGGAAGCCGTTGAAGCGGCTGTGGATACGGGGCTCGCCGTGCAATACGGAGAAGACGAGCTTAAGGCGCTGTTCCTGCAAATATTGAAGCAGAAATATCATCACCAGCAGAAGGAGGACGATTCCAAGTGA